The Arachis ipaensis cultivar K30076 chromosome B10, Araip1.1, whole genome shotgun sequence DNA window TGCCTCAGTGAGGTGTACACCATCCCAAGAAATAAATTGGGATGGATCATCACAAACAGCAGTAACTCCTGGTTTGCCACAATCAACTGGTCCCTTGAATTTGTTTGGAAGCCCAGCAGGTGGACAACAAGCACTAAGTAATGATTCTTTGAATCCTGCAAAACCATGAATTGATATATAATTACACTCAAAATCCTCCTAATGAAATTAACTTGGGGATTTATATTATTTACCAAAATGTGTGGGGGATTGATATATTTGCAAGGCAGCATGATAATAATCTGCATAGATGATATTGACATTGGGATGAAGCACTTGGAGTCTATTTATTTCACCATAAAGTTGCTTGTTATAGTATTCCGCAAACTTGTTTAACCATTTGAGACAACCAATTTGATCATATGCTTCACTATCTTCAGTCTTGAACATCGACAAATAGATATAATTGCATCCAAGAGGGAAGTTTCCAGGAACTAGGAGAGTTTGAGCTCCCAAATCAATCAGTTTCTGCCAATCaaacacaaaattaaataaatatataattcacCAAAGATTCAGGGACGCACTAAGTTACTATTGAAAtagaaattaaactaataaaaaagaaTTGCTCAGAGCATCAAGAGACAGCCTCAAATAGACAGACACTAACTACTTCAACAAAAACGATAACCTTAAGACAAATAAGTCATAACTCATAAGGGGGAGAATACGAAATTCACTAACCATAATACTGCTGGATGATAAAAAACAATCAgtctaaataatttatatttattttattgattttgttaGATAGATAATGACTTTtgtaaataatatgaacaataaACTCTAAAATTGattcaataaagtaaaaaaaaaaaatactccacCCCTAATTTACTTCCTAAACCCTAATATTGGATAACTTTTTgcacacctagtgaattgaacatccaaccaTTATTGTTATCTGTATATAAGTAAAtcgaataaaaagaaataataatccaattaaaaataattaacataattatctgcatacctattgaattgaatATTCGACATATCCATTGTTTACATTGTTTAGTATTCTCATTGtttccctatattttttttattttttttattatttatttattatagagtacattaaataaagtaaaaaataaaaaattattgggaATTTTACTTCTTGCTATATTATATATTTCATTGCAATAGTTAACTATGAACGATATAATTCGTTAGAATTCAAATAAAACAAAGATGTGATTGGTTGATATAACGTCATACCATACATGTCAGCACTTATGCCATATTAATTGATGAAAAGTTAaataaataattcaaataaaCTGTTTATCTAGATAAGAAGATATGCCATGTATATATAGGAGAAGCACAGACAANNNNNNNNNNNNNNNNNNNNNNNNNNNNNNNNNNNNNNNNNNNNNNNNNNNNNNNNNNNNNNNNNNNNNNNTAAACATtgtcattatatttttatatatttttaaaattcttacCCTGATGGCCAAAGAGATTTCATTAATCACATTGGGTACGTATGTCCTGAGTTCTTCAATATTCTTGCGTAAAAATAGAGGATGGTTGAAGTCATTGCCACCAATCTCACCCACAAGAAATAACGAGCTCCCAAGTACTTCTTTACACTCTGCAAAATTAGACCatagtttaatttaattacacGCCTTATAAATGTGTGTGTGCTTGTATTTTGTATTGGTTTAGTTTCAAGGTGTGTGCTTCACCCCTCctaaaaagtattttttattagAACTTAAATATTTTATACGACATCAATTAGATATAGTTAACATCAAGAATAAGTAATTTTGTTTATAGAAATAAAAGATGAAACAAGAGAAACTTTTAGATGCTTGAGAATAATTTAGTACTTTTATTCTGATTTATTAATTGTCTTTCGTGAGAGTATTTTTCGACTGAACTCTTCTTTTACTCGGCATATCCCTGTAGACTCTATAAAAAaagtattataaatttattatttttatttgaatcttAAAAGTTAATAAATAGAAACTAAAAGCATACAAATGATGAATAACTTCAATAATTCTATCAACTGATGATAAAGCTTAGGGTGGCGAAACGGGTTAAACCCGTCGGGCCGATCCACTAAACCCGCTAAAAAGGACAGGTCGGGTTAGGATTTAGAACccgtcaaattaaaaaaattcgtcAAACCCACACCGTTAAATTGGCGGGTTTTAGCGGGGTGGGACGGGCCGGTCTGTCGGatcgaatttttttttcttttttttattaaataaaagaataattactattataaaattaataattatagaattttcaaatactttttttttattcttccggGCCGTCCCTCTCCATTTATGGACCGGGCCTAGGCGGGGAAGGACAGATTGGGGCGGACCGGCCCACTTTACCACCCctaataaagctaaaggttatttcgaaaataattttattaaaacatTTAAAGATTATTTCACCTCCTACTTTTTTTACAAGTTGGGTATTTTAAATTTTGGGGAAGAACAACTTTATGTAGTTAGAAAACTTGAAACTTGAAAGTGAAATCTAAACACACTTACAAAAATTGGAAACAAAACAAAATGATGGATATAACTAGAATGTTACCTGAAGGAGAATGACAGATAGAAGGGAGCAACTCCTCCGTGAACCAATGTAACTGCACTCTCAAAGAGTAGTTTGTAACAACATTAGAGATCCCCTTCTCTAAGTAGAAGCTTGAATCTAAAGCAGTGGCTCCTGCAACCGCAAAATTCACCCCCTCCGTTGGCTTCCAATCTTTTATATTCCCGCTCTTTATTCCCAGATACGGCTTCAGCAGTGGGACCCCCATCTTCTCAGCTGCCAAACccaatatattaaatttttggGACAAGTAATTTcgtaatataatataaaattctGTATCCGAAAAATCAGGAGTACGATTTTTTATGAAcagaaaaaaataacataaaatgaattaaaaaaaatacaaacaaaaatcaaacaaactcatATAAAAGTCTGGATTAGTTACCGATGAAATCGACGATAAGGCGGCCATCAGACCATCTTCCGGTAGGGTGATGGAAAAAGGTTTCTCCATAAGGAACGTGTAATGCCAAAGTTTGTGATGAAGAGAGTGTATGATTAGTATCATAGTTGGAGTTTCCGGTGTCGGCAAGAGAATCTCCGAAGCTGTATATTGCTCTGTAGCACCGATTTGAGGAAGATAATGGTGTTGCCCCGGCAACCACGTGTACGGCAAGAACCACCAGAAACCAAACCCATGATGAAGAAGCCATGCAATGCTGAAGATGAGGGAATCTAATGATATAGTGAATCAAGTGTTATATTCTTACCATGAAACTTACTCCTGTGAAGCAACATATATAGATGAGAAATTTTGTGCGTGGTAGGATTCTATCGCTATCagctttttattattaatttaatcgGTAGTACTAACTAGCCAATAAACTATCCACAATTAATATATAGGATTTTGTATATATGCTTNNNNNNNNNNNNNNNNNNNNNNNNNNNNNNNNNNNNNNNNNNNNNNNNNNNNNNNNNNNNNNNNNNNNNNNNNNNNNNNNNNNNNNNNNNNNNNNNNNNNNNNNNNNNNNNNNNNNNNNNNNNNNNNNNNNNNNNNNNNNNNNNNAAtattattttgaataattttatatattgaagttaaaaatttaaaa harbors:
- the LOC107623387 gene encoding GDSL esterase/lipase At1g28590 produces the protein MASSSWVWFLVVLAVHVVAGATPLSSSNRCYRAIYSFGDSLADTGNSNYDTNHTLSSSQTLALHVPYGETFFHHPTGRWSDGRLIVDFIAEKMGVPLLKPYLGIKSGNIKDWKPTEGVNFAVAGATALDSSFYLEKGISNVVTNYSLRVQLHWFTEELLPSICHSPSECKEVLGSSLFLVGEIGGNDFNHPLFLRKNIEELRTYVPNVINEISLAIRKLIDLGAQTLLVPGNFPLGCNYIYLSMFKTEDSEAYDQIGCLKWLNKFAEYYNKQLYGEINRLQVLHPNVNIIYADYYHAALQIYQSPTHFGFKESLLSACCPPAGLPNKFKGPVDCGKPGVTAVCDDPSQFISWDGVHLTEAAYKLIAKGLLNGPYTNPSIGSSCDSEI